A stretch of Oryza brachyantha chromosome 4, ObraRS2, whole genome shotgun sequence DNA encodes these proteins:
- the LOC102721271 gene encoding pectinesterase inhibitor 28-like translates to MVPPGASLLFLLILLTAGRATSAAANNKPQLQQLVQSTCNSTTYYDVCVAALAADPSSSTAVDVRGLCAIAASAAATNASAAGTSVLASAAAYQSQVPERAALLRACAARYADARQALASAQEAIKEEAYDYAFVHVSAAAEYPTMCRALFRRTQTPRGYGYPSELVRREEGLRRLCTVVLDIISLLVP, encoded by the coding sequence ATGGTGCCGCCCGGTGCGtccctcctctttctcctcatcctcctcaccgccggtcGCGCCACCTCGGCTGCGGCTAACAATAAGCCCCAGTTGCAGCAGCTAGTGCAGTCCACCTGTAACTCCACAACCTACTACGATGTTTGCGTGGCCGCTCTTGCTGCCGACCCCTCCAGCTCCACCGCCGTCGACGTCCGCGGCCTCTGCGCCatcgccgcatccgccgccgccacaaaCGCCTCAGCAGCCGGAACATCGGTCCTCGCTAGCGCGGCTGCATATCAATCTCAGGTGCCGGAGCGTGCGGCGCTGCTCCGTGCGTGTGCCGCCAGGTACGCCGACGCGCGACAGGCTCTGGCCTCGGCGCAGGAGGCCATCAAGGAGGAGGCCTACGACTACGCGTTCGTGCACGTCAGTGCGGCGGCTGAGTACCCAACCATGTGCAGGGCACTGTTCCGACGAACCCAAACTCCGCGGGGGTACGGATACCCGTCGGAGCTGGTGAGGCGTGAAGAGGGTCTGCGCCGCCTCTGCACTGTCGTCCTCGACATTATCTCCCTCCTCGTGCCATAG
- the LOC102712719 gene encoding cytochrome c-like yields the protein MASFGEAPGGNAASGEKIFRTKCAQCHTVERGGAHRQGPNLHGLFGRQSGTTPGYAYSTANKNMAVIWEEGTLYDYLHNPKKYIPGTKMVFPGLKKPQERTDLIAYLKESTA from the exons ATGGCTTCTTTCGGCGAGGCCCCCGGCGGAaacgcggcgagcggcgagaaGATCTTCCGGACCAAGTGCGCGCAGTGCCACACGGTGGAGCGCGGGGGTGCGCACAGGCAGGGGCCAAACCTTCATGGCCTCTTCGGCCGACAGTCCGGCACCACCCCCGGGTACGCCTACTCCACCGCCAACAAGAACATGGCCGTCATCTGGGAGGAGGGCACCCTCTACGACTACCTGCACAACCCCAAGAAG TACATCCCTGGCACCAAGATGGTATTCCCCGGCCTGAAGAAGCCGCAAGAGCGCACCGACCTCATCGCCTACCTCAAGGAATCCACCGCTTGA